The following proteins are co-located in the Desulfovibrio intestinalis genome:
- the speA gene encoding biosynthetic arginine decarboxylase codes for MAKNRALQQWRVEDSIELYGIRNWGAGYFDVSDAGEVVICPQGPKGPQVSIPEVISGLRDRGHDMPVLLRVENILDSRIANIHESFRKAIKNLGYAGAYRGVFPVKVNQQQQVVEKIAQFGAQFHHGLEVGSKAELVAAVSLMQDREACIICNGYKDEEFMDLGLQALRLGFNVFFVLEMPSELGVLLERSKALGVRPSIGVRAKLAVKASGHWTDSGGERSTFGLSPAQIVDVVDTLKAHDMLDCFKLLHYHLGSQVSNIRDIRTGVMEGARLYAGLIEEGAPMGYLDLGGGLAVDYDGSHTNYISSRNYSLDEYCTDVVEAIMSTLDEASVPHPHIITESGRATVAYYSVLLFNVLDVSVVEEVQLPESLPEGTPEPVINLRETLANISLRNLQECYNDAIYYRDEMRQLFSMGRVNLRQRTLAERFFWAIIMRIAQEKTRLKNVPRDLADIDVSLADIYYGNFSVFQSLPDTWAIDQLFPVMPIHRLKEFPSRHGIISDITCDSDGRIDQFIDPQGMKPTLELHPLRDGEEYYLGVFLVGAYQETLGDLHNLMGDTNVVSIRVADDGSYEYVREIRGDSVADILSYVEYDPRRILEDLRDTAEQAVRQGRITPSERFSIMQAFEDGLRGYTYFER; via the coding sequence TTGGCAAAAAACCGCGCATTGCAGCAGTGGCGGGTGGAGGATTCCATCGAACTGTACGGCATCCGTAATTGGGGTGCCGGATATTTTGACGTTTCCGATGCGGGCGAAGTTGTTATTTGCCCGCAGGGCCCCAAGGGGCCGCAGGTTTCCATACCGGAAGTTATTTCTGGCCTGCGGGACCGGGGACACGACATGCCCGTGCTTTTGCGCGTGGAAAATATTTTGGACTCGCGCATCGCGAATATTCACGAAAGTTTTCGCAAGGCCATCAAAAATCTCGGCTATGCCGGGGCTTACCGCGGTGTTTTTCCCGTCAAGGTGAACCAGCAGCAGCAGGTGGTGGAAAAGATAGCCCAGTTTGGGGCGCAGTTTCATCACGGGCTTGAGGTCGGCTCCAAGGCTGAACTTGTGGCTGCAGTCTCTCTTATGCAAGACCGCGAAGCCTGCATTATCTGCAATGGTTATAAAGACGAAGAGTTTATGGACCTGGGCCTTCAGGCCCTGCGTTTAGGTTTCAACGTTTTCTTCGTGCTTGAAATGCCCAGCGAACTCGGCGTGCTGCTTGAACGCAGTAAGGCTCTTGGCGTGCGCCCCAGCATCGGCGTGCGCGCCAAGCTGGCAGTAAAGGCTAGCGGCCACTGGACGGATTCCGGCGGCGAGCGGTCAACCTTCGGGCTTTCGCCCGCCCAGATTGTGGACGTGGTGGATACCCTCAAGGCCCACGACATGCTGGATTGCTTCAAGCTGCTGCACTATCACCTGGGATCTCAGGTTTCCAATATCCGCGATATCCGTACTGGCGTTATGGAAGGCGCGCGTCTTTACGCGGGGCTTATCGAAGAAGGCGCGCCAATGGGTTATCTGGACCTTGGCGGCGGTCTGGCCGTGGATTACGACGGCTCGCATACCAACTATATTTCGTCGCGCAACTACAGCCTGGACGAATATTGCACAGACGTTGTTGAAGCCATCATGAGCACTCTGGATGAGGCAAGCGTGCCCCATCCGCACATTATCACCGAATCGGGCCGCGCTACGGTGGCTTACTATTCGGTGCTGTTGTTCAACGTGCTGGACGTGAGCGTCGTAGAAGAAGTGCAGTTGCCTGAAAGCTTGCCCGAAGGCACGCCCGAACCTGTGATAAACCTGCGCGAAACATTGGCCAACATCAGCCTGCGTAACTTGCAGGAATGTTATAACGACGCCATTTATTACCGCGACGAAATGCGGCAGCTTTTCTCGATGGGCCGCGTGAATCTGCGGCAGCGCACCTTGGCCGAACGGTTTTTCTGGGCCATCATCATGCGTATTGCCCAGGAGAAAACCCGTCTCAAGAACGTGCCGCGCGACCTGGCTGATATTGATGTGAGCCTGGCCGACATCTATTACGGCAACTTCAGCGTGTTTCAGTCCTTGCCTGACACCTGGGCCATTGACCAGCTTTTCCCGGTCATGCCCATCCACAGGCTCAAGGAATTTCCCTCACGGCACGGCATTATCTCTGATATTACCTGCGATTCGGATGGCCGCATCGACCAGTTTATTGACCCGCAGGGCATGAAGCCCACGCTGGAGCTGCATCCCCTGCGTGACGGCGAGGAATACTATCTCGGCGTGTTCCTCGTGGGCGCGTATCAGGAAACCCTCGGCGACCTGCATAACCTCATGGGTGACACCAATGTGGTGTCCATCCGTGTGGCCGATGACGGAAGTTACGAGTATGTGCGCGAAATTCGCGGCGACTCAGTGGCGGATATTCTGAGCTATGTGGAATACGACCCCCGCCGTATTCTTGAGGACTTGCGCGACACTGCCGAACAGGCTGTGCGTCAGGGCCGCATTACGCCCAGCGAGAGGTTTTCCATTATGCAGGCTTTTGAAGATGGCTTGCGCGGGTATACCTATTTTGAAAGATAA
- a CDS encoding diguanylate cyclase domain-containing protein: MGKQLKDRRYFYAAFAVSLLLAFLGTWFLVQRNSQIRTAELKSVFTLQREKLTSVLTKFFYKTQTLATLVIANNGKIEAFDPVAAALIDDSSIQAIVMAPKGVVSHVYPLQGNEAVMGKDLLSYSFGCEEAIKARHSSRIVMAGPVPLITGGMGLVGRLSVYTKDKKGSRQFWGLVSIALNFPEVLKDAELGLLDDLELPYEIWRTNPDNGERQVIAEGNSPESKGAPYLEMPMQILNAQWFFKLSAKHAWYQLTETWFYVGCSVLFSLLFAMLVQRSYDIMVAHRRLEEIVYLDALTGIFNRRGLFNDLGQRIENNPEKKFSLYYLDLNKFKPINDTYGHKAGDRVLQHFAATMGKFAPRPHILARIGGDEFILILPEENDAAQTLEALENARRKLAEGLPHEGIPVTITFSVGIAVYPDDGSDLDALFARADQAMYRDKQSHGSVRNTPRTD; encoded by the coding sequence ATGGGAAAACAATTGAAAGATCGCCGATATTTCTATGCAGCGTTTGCCGTATCATTGTTGCTGGCCTTTCTGGGAACATGGTTTCTTGTCCAGCGCAACTCTCAAATTCGCACGGCAGAACTTAAAAGTGTTTTTACCCTGCAAAGAGAAAAACTGACCAGCGTTCTGACAAAATTTTTCTATAAAACACAGACTCTTGCCACGCTTGTTATTGCAAACAACGGAAAAATTGAAGCTTTTGATCCGGTAGCTGCCGCGCTTATTGACGATTCTTCCATCCAGGCCATCGTTATGGCGCCCAAAGGCGTGGTAAGCCATGTGTACCCGTTGCAGGGCAACGAGGCTGTGATGGGCAAAGACTTGTTGTCGTATTCCTTCGGCTGTGAAGAAGCGATAAAAGCCAGACACAGTAGCCGCATAGTTATGGCTGGCCCCGTGCCGCTCATTACAGGCGGCATGGGTCTGGTGGGCAGACTTTCAGTTTATACCAAGGACAAGAAGGGATCCCGACAGTTCTGGGGGCTCGTTTCCATTGCGCTCAATTTTCCCGAAGTGCTTAAAGACGCGGAACTGGGGCTGCTTGACGATCTGGAGCTGCCCTATGAAATTTGGCGTACCAACCCGGATAACGGCGAACGTCAGGTAATTGCCGAGGGAAACAGCCCGGAATCAAAAGGCGCACCCTATCTGGAAATGCCCATGCAGATACTTAACGCCCAATGGTTCTTCAAACTTTCGGCCAAGCACGCATGGTACCAGCTCACTGAAACATGGTTTTATGTGGGGTGCAGCGTACTGTTCAGCCTGCTGTTTGCCATGCTGGTGCAGCGCAGCTACGACATCATGGTGGCGCACCGTCGGCTGGAAGAAATAGTGTATCTTGATGCCCTGACAGGAATTTTCAACAGACGCGGCCTGTTCAACGATCTCGGCCAACGCATCGAAAATAATCCAGAAAAAAAATTCAGTCTGTACTATCTGGATCTGAACAAATTCAAACCTATCAATGACACCTACGGGCACAAGGCCGGAGACCGGGTATTACAGCACTTTGCGGCCACGATGGGCAAATTCGCCCCCCGCCCGCACATTCTTGCCCGCATAGGCGGCGACGAATTCATTCTCATACTGCCCGAAGAGAATGATGCGGCCCAAACGCTGGAAGCTTTGGAAAACGCCCGCCGTAAACTGGCGGAAGGCTTGCCCCACGAAGGAATTCCCGTGACCATTACCTTCAGTGTTGGCATAGCTGTCTACCCCGACGACGGTTCAGATCTGGACGCCCTGTTCGCACGGGCGGACCAGGCCATGTACAGGGACAAACAGTCGCACGGAAGCGTTCGTAATACGCCGCGTACTGATTAG
- a CDS encoding NAD(P)H-hydrate dehydratase produces MWYIAGTLPNKDMGLCEAAAQAPAHVRGGMLHLADEKSIPVQRGTAALAATALLACEALGYEPPRLLLAGDIGSGAGSRALYAWLTEHVESLAPEGLTFHYLFPDVDWHNRVLMAIQAMQSAPLLVADAGFMYVAKMSGYADAYDLFTPDLGEMAFLADEKAPHPFYTRGFLLAEEEDIPALLARAQAHGNCPANLIIKGRADHIVCDGQLTATVEEPSEPAMECIGGTGDLVTGLVTALLAGKVPLCKASLAAARLARLLARHCAPDPGTQVAQLLEQLPQVLHRHAEDVLKAD; encoded by the coding sequence GTGTGGTACATAGCGGGAACACTGCCGAATAAGGATATGGGCCTTTGCGAAGCGGCGGCCCAGGCTCCGGCGCATGTGCGCGGGGGCATGCTGCATCTGGCCGACGAAAAATCCATCCCTGTGCAGCGCGGCACTGCGGCGCTGGCCGCCACTGCACTGCTGGCCTGCGAAGCTCTGGGCTATGAGCCTCCACGCCTTTTGCTGGCAGGAGACATCGGTTCCGGCGCTGGCAGCCGCGCCCTTTACGCGTGGCTCACAGAACATGTCGAAAGCCTGGCCCCCGAAGGGCTGACCTTTCACTATCTTTTCCCGGATGTTGACTGGCACAACCGTGTGCTCATGGCCATACAGGCGATGCAATCAGCCCCTTTGCTGGTCGCGGACGCGGGGTTCATGTATGTGGCCAAGATGAGCGGTTATGCCGACGCTTATGACCTCTTCACGCCCGACCTGGGCGAGATGGCATTTCTGGCTGACGAAAAAGCCCCGCATCCTTTCTATACCAGAGGATTTTTGCTGGCAGAGGAAGAAGACATTCCTGCATTGCTGGCCCGAGCCCAAGCGCACGGCAACTGCCCTGCCAACCTCATCATCAAGGGCCGCGCCGACCATATTGTCTGTGACGGACAGCTTACCGCAACGGTTGAGGAACCTTCGGAACCAGCGATGGAATGCATCGGCGGTACGGGTGATCTGGTGACAGGTCTCGTCACGGCCCTGCTGGCGGGCAAGGTGCCGCTGTGCAAAGCCAGCCTCGCCGCCGCACGCCTTGCCCGGCTGTTGGCGCGGCACTGTGCGCCTGACCCCGGCACGCAGGTAGCGCAACTGCTGGAACAATTGCCTCAGGTTTTACACCGTCATGCAGAAGATGTTTTGAAGGCTGATTAA
- a CDS encoding DUF3343 domain-containing protein: MTALSRTIRAGLPARQRATMTSKPTDISKKSGGLLSRLRQALNGLGNGAARGISRGPARGTARGPVPANGRPASNEVSSDQGAAKALSDRGLLVFSHTGEVIKAESLLRKAGLAVEVKGPPPQLRTGCDMVVVFELVSQTLVLETLNKGGLRPEQVVTAHDVLLEPVSLYQVKHLEHWIMVRAANMKITLDKRDGRIVNISGGGCPDVPWLAHCLCGLRLDEAPEPRSLGQTLCCYSLQKAYEELRRQYPCGT, translated from the coding sequence GTGACGGCACTGTCCAGAACCATCCGGGCGGGCTTGCCCGCCCGGCAAAGGGCCACAATGACCAGTAAACCCACTGACATCAGCAAGAAATCCGGCGGATTATTGAGCAGGCTTCGTCAGGCCCTGAACGGGCTTGGCAACGGGGCTGCCCGAGGGATTAGCCGTGGACCAGCCCGTGGGACGGCTCGTGGGCCTGTTCCGGCGAATGGCCGGCCCGCTTCAAACGAAGTTTCCTCAGACCAGGGCGCAGCCAAAGCGCTCAGTGACCGTGGGCTGCTGGTGTTTTCTCACACGGGTGAAGTCATCAAGGCCGAAAGTCTGCTGCGCAAGGCCGGACTGGCCGTTGAAGTCAAAGGCCCGCCGCCGCAATTACGCACAGGCTGCGATATGGTGGTGGTTTTTGAGCTGGTCAGTCAGACGCTGGTGCTGGAAACACTGAACAAAGGCGGTCTTCGGCCAGAACAGGTCGTCACTGCCCACGATGTGCTGCTTGAGCCTGTGTCTCTTTATCAGGTCAAACACCTGGAGCACTGGATCATGGTGCGCGCCGCCAATATGAAGATTACCCTCGACAAACGCGATGGCCGCATTGTGAATATATCCGGCGGCGGCTGCCCGGACGTTCCCTGGCTTGCGCACTGCCTGTGCGGCCTGCGGCTGGACGAAGCCCCGGAACCGCGAAGTCTGGGGCAGACGCTGTGCTGCTACAGCCTGCAAAAGGCCTACGAAGAACTGCGGAGGCAATATCCGTGTGGTACATAG
- a CDS encoding sulfurtransferase TusA family protein — MSELIDTRGLSCPQPVLLFLNAAKADASNAFSVLVDNDASLENVSRAARNRGYSVETADEGQGITRLEIHKS; from the coding sequence ATGTCTGAACTTATTGATACCCGCGGCCTTTCCTGCCCGCAGCCTGTGCTGCTCTTTCTCAACGCCGCCAAAGCTGATGCTTCCAATGCTTTCAGCGTGCTGGTGGACAATGACGCCAGCCTTGAAAACGTCAGCCGCGCCGCACGCAACCGGGGCTACAGCGTGGAGACCGCCGATGAAGGCCAGGGCATAACCCGGCTGGAAATCCACAAGTCCTGA
- the yedE gene encoding YedE family putative selenium transporter, which translates to MKQYFNVLSTTTGIVVVGLIFGVVAVLLQQAGNPGNMGICVVCFNRDIAGAVGLHRAELVQYLRPEILGMVLGAFAAAMLFGEYKPRGGSAPITRFFLGAIAGIGALVFLGCPWRVILRLAGGDAHALFGLAGLIVGVGIGTVFFRMGFSLGRSQNQGKISGLLLPAMMLGLVALYLADPQIIGELKSGVLFYSIKGPGSQHAPFIFSLCAGLAVGFLAQRSRFCTMGALRDVILFNQWYLALGFIAMFAAALVMNLSFGSFHWGFENQPVAQPNNLWNFMGMVTAGLAFALAGGCPGRQLFMAGEGDNDAAVFAVGLIVGTAMAHNFGMASSTAGIGPHGMAATLAGLGICLFIGFFNCKRGA; encoded by the coding sequence ATGAAACAGTATTTCAACGTCCTTTCCACCACAACAGGCATAGTTGTAGTGGGCCTCATTTTTGGCGTTGTGGCAGTATTGCTGCAACAGGCTGGCAATCCCGGCAATATGGGCATTTGCGTAGTCTGCTTCAACCGCGACATCGCCGGGGCGGTCGGCCTGCACAGAGCTGAACTTGTGCAGTACCTGCGCCCTGAAATTCTGGGCATGGTGCTTGGAGCCTTTGCGGCAGCCATGCTTTTTGGCGAGTACAAGCCACGCGGCGGTTCTGCCCCCATTACCCGCTTTTTCCTTGGAGCCATCGCCGGCATAGGCGCACTGGTTTTTCTGGGTTGCCCCTGGCGCGTCATTCTGCGTCTGGCAGGCGGTGACGCCCACGCTCTTTTTGGACTTGCTGGCCTTATTGTTGGTGTAGGCATTGGCACCGTATTTTTCCGCATGGGATTTTCGCTTGGCCGCAGCCAGAATCAGGGCAAGATCTCGGGCCTGCTGCTGCCCGCGATGATGCTTGGTCTTGTGGCCCTGTATCTTGCTGATCCGCAGATAATCGGCGAACTCAAGAGCGGCGTGCTCTTTTATTCCATAAAGGGTCCCGGCTCACAGCACGCGCCCTTTATCTTCTCTTTGTGCGCAGGCCTTGCCGTGGGCTTTCTGGCCCAGCGCAGCCGCTTTTGCACAATGGGCGCGCTGCGCGACGTCATTCTTTTCAACCAGTGGTATCTGGCCCTCGGCTTCATTGCGATGTTTGCAGCAGCTCTGGTCATGAACCTCAGCTTTGGCTCCTTTCACTGGGGCTTTGAAAACCAGCCTGTGGCACAGCCCAACAACCTCTGGAACTTTATGGGTATGGTTACAGCTGGTCTTGCCTTTGCCCTGGCCGGAGGCTGCCCTGGCCGTCAGCTTTTCATGGCTGGCGAAGGCGACAACGACGCCGCCGTTTTTGCTGTCGGCCTCATCGTGGGCACGGCTATGGCCCACAACTTCGGCATGGCCTCCAGCACGGCTGGCATCGGCCCCCACGGCATGGCCGCCACACTGGCAGGACTTGGCATTTGCCTGTTCATAGGATTCTTTAATTGCAAGAGAGGCGCGTAA
- the pyrR gene encoding bifunctional pyr operon transcriptional regulator/uracil phosphoribosyltransferase PyrR: MSTTLLLEQHEMARMLERLASQILERHDRCDHVMLVGIERRGADLAHRLSARLEERLGHPVLLGTLDINLYRDDWTSLEGKPHIGQSRIPASVDGRVIILVDDVLYTGRTIRSALEALLDYGRPKAVELLTLIDRGHRELPIHADYVGRSVNTSRQERVDVLLAERDGEDAVHLTTSST, encoded by the coding sequence ATGAGCACTACCCTGCTGCTTGAGCAACACGAAATGGCGCGAATGTTGGAGCGTCTGGCGTCCCAGATTCTGGAGCGTCACGACCGCTGCGACCATGTCATGCTGGTCGGTATAGAACGGCGTGGCGCAGACCTTGCGCACCGCCTCTCTGCCCGGCTTGAAGAGCGCCTTGGGCACCCTGTGCTGCTGGGCACACTGGACATAAACCTCTACCGTGACGACTGGACCAGCCTTGAAGGCAAGCCACACATCGGGCAGTCGCGCATACCTGCCAGCGTTGACGGGCGCGTCATTATTCTGGTTGATGACGTTCTTTACACAGGCCGCACCATACGCTCCGCCCTGGAAGCCCTGCTGGACTATGGCCGCCCCAAGGCTGTGGAACTGCTTACCCTGATTGACCGTGGACATCGTGAACTGCCTATACATGCGGACTATGTGGGCCGATCTGTCAATACAAGCCGCCAGGAGCGCGTGGACGTGCTGCTGGCTGAAAGAGACGGTGAAGACGCCGTTCATTTGACGACAAGCTCCACATAG
- a CDS encoding IscA/HesB family protein yields MIQLTDNARKELDTFFADKKKDPIRIYLSAGUGGPRLALALDEPNDQDTTEEQAGYTFCMSKALLNEVKGITVDLTYMGFTITPDVPLASEGDGCSSCSSCGSH; encoded by the coding sequence ATGATTCAGTTGACCGACAACGCCCGCAAGGAACTTGATACCTTCTTTGCGGACAAGAAAAAGGATCCGATTCGGATTTACCTCTCGGCTGGTTGAGGCGGCCCGCGCCTCGCTCTGGCTCTGGATGAGCCGAATGACCAGGATACAACCGAGGAACAGGCTGGGTATACCTTCTGCATGAGCAAAGCCTTGCTGAATGAAGTGAAGGGAATTACTGTTGATTTAACGTATATGGGCTTTACGATCACCCCAGACGTGCCCCTTGCTTCAGAAGGCGATGGTTGCAGCAGCTGCTCAAGCTGCGGAAGCCACTAA
- a CDS encoding IscA/HesB family protein, whose product MLELTESAQKELAAYFEGKEKSDIRVYLAPGGCSGPRLALALDAATDEDQSEEQGGFTFCINKDLLTQIEGVKIDLTYMGFMVEPTIPLPQSEGGCSGCSGGCGTN is encoded by the coding sequence ATGCTCGAACTTACCGAAAGCGCCCAGAAAGAACTGGCAGCCTACTTTGAAGGCAAGGAAAAAAGCGACATCCGCGTCTATCTTGCCCCCGGTGGCTGCAGCGGTCCCCGTCTTGCGTTGGCTCTTGACGCCGCCACTGATGAGGACCAGAGCGAAGAGCAGGGTGGCTTCACCTTCTGCATCAACAAAGATCTGCTGACTCAGATTGAAGGCGTGAAAATCGACCTCACCTATATGGGCTTTATGGTGGAACCCACCATTCCCCTGCCCCAGAGCGAGGGCGGCTGCTCCGGCTGCTCCGGCGGCTGCGGCACCAATTAG